A section of the Corvus moneduloides isolate bCorMon1 chromosome 29, bCorMon1.pri, whole genome shotgun sequence genome encodes:
- the LOC116436535 gene encoding zonadhesin-like isoform X4 → MRRPTGCPLSQICIPPPAVLVRSFPVRSSLDPCGTGGSFQCLPPRVSPGCYPGTTTYVSLGGLGAAAGCADPCGLVAATCVPPRCQGVARGTCGNPCCCCCRVTECSTTSRGSCSQEVAKCSTTCQDACGQEVSKRTTTCQDLCGQEVTKCTTTCVDPCCQEVTKCVTTCQDPCCKGVTTCTTTCTTTRTTTCQDPCCQEVTKCTTTCADPCCQEVTKCTTTCVDPCCQEVTKCVTTCQDPCCKEVTTCTRTCVDPCCKEVTKCTTTCVDPCCKEVTKCVTTCQDPCCKEVTTCTRTCVDPCCKEVTKCTTTCVDPCCKEVTKCVTTCVDPCCKEVTKCTTTCVDPCCKEVTKCTTTCVDPCCKEVTKCVTTCQDPCCKEVTTCTTTCVDPCCKEVTKCSTTCVDPCCKEVTKCSTTCQDPCCKEVTTCTTCVDPCCQEVTKRVTTCVDPCCQEVTKCVTTCVDPCCQEVTKCVTTCVDPCCQEVTKCVTTCVDPCCQEVTKRVTTCVDPCCQEVTKRVTTCVDPCCQEVTKYVTTCVDPCCQEVTKYTTVCVNPCGKKAAKCLTPCYDPCCKKVTKWSSPWVIPWCRKGAKSSTRCGDPCSKKGTKCSTRCVDPCYKKVSKCSATCQDPRCVTRCVDPCCQEVTKCITTCVDPCCREVTKCVTMCQDPCCREVTKCTTRCVDPCCREVTKCRTRCVDPCCREVTKCVTKYVDPCCQEVTKCVTTCQDPCCREVTKCITKCADPCCQEVTKCRTRCVDPCCREVTTCVDPCCQEVTKCVTTCQDPCCQEVTKCTTRCVDPCCQEVTKCTTRCVDPCCQEVTKCTTRCVDPCCQEVTKCTTRCVDPCCQEVTTCVDPCCQEVTKCVTTCQNPCCVTRCATRCVDPCCQGVTKRISTCQDPCCQEVTKCTTRCVDPCCQEVTKCVTTCQDPCCATRCATRCVDPCCQEVTKCTTRCVDPCCQEVTKCVTTCQDPCCATRCATRCVDPCCQGVTTCTTTCQVPCCQGVTSCQDPCCQGVTTCQDPCCQGVTTCTTTCQAPCCQGVTTCQDPCCQGVTTCTTTCQDPCCQGVTTCTTTCQDPCCQGVTTCTTTCQDPCCQGVTSCQAPSCQGVTTCATTCQPPCCVPSCAPPCADPCCATPCAPQCRGGVQAVTRCADSCPTTCVTQTCPVCGQRCSVSCAGVRCPKFWAP, encoded by the exons atgcGCCGCCCGACCGGTTGCCCGCTGAGCCAGATCTGCATCCCCCCTCCCGCCGTCCTGGTGAGAAGCTTCCCCGTGAGGTCCAGCCTGGATCCCTGCGGCACCGGCGGCAGCTTCCAGTGCCTCCCTCCACGCGTGAGCCCCGGCTGCTACCCCGGCACCACCACCTACGTCAGCCTGGGGGGCCTGGGCGCAGCCGCCGGCTGTGCCGATCCGTGCGGCCTCGTGGCCGCCACGTGCGTCCCCCCACGCTGCCAGGGGGTGGCCAGGGGCACGTGTGGCaacccctgctgctgctgctgccgggtGACCGAGTGCAGCACCACGAGCCGGGgttcctgcagccaggaggTGGCCAAGTGCTCCACAACCTGCCAGGATGCGTGCGGTCAGGAGGTCAGCAAGCGCACAACCACGTGCCAAGATCTGTGCGGTCAGGAGGTCACCAAGTGCACCACGACGTGTGTGGATCCATGTTGCCAGGAGGTCACCAAATGTGTCACCACGTGCCAAGATCCGTGTTGTAAGGGAGTCACCACGTGCACCACCACGTGCACTACCACGCGCACCACCACGTGCCAGGATCCGTGTTGTCAAGAGGTCACCAAGTGCACCACCACGTGTGCGGACCCCTGTTGCCAGGAGGTGACCAAGTGCACCACAACATGTGTTgatccctgctgccaggag GTCACCAAGTGTGTCACCACATGCCAAGATCCCTGCTGCAAGGAAGTGACCACGTGCACCAGGACATGTGTTGATCCCTGTTGTAAAGAGGTCACCAAGTGCACCACCACGTGTGTGGATCCATGTTGTAAGGAGGTCACCAAGTGTGTCACCACATGCCAAGATCCCTGCTGCAAGGAAGTGACCACGTGCACCAGGACATGTGTTGATCCCTGTTGTAAAGAGGTCACCAAGTGCACCACCACGTGTGTGGATCCATGTTGTAAGGAGGTCACCAAGTGCGTCACCACATGTGTGGACCCGTGCTGCAAGGAGGTCACCAAGTGCACCACCACGTGTGTGGATCCATGTTGTAAGGAAGTCACCAAGTGCACCACAACATGTGTGGACCCGTGCTGCAAGGAGGTCACCAAGTGTGTCACCACATGTCAAGATCCCTGCTGCAAGGAAGTGACCACGTGCACCACCACGTGTGTGGACCCGTGCTGCAAGGAGGTCACCAAGTGCTCGACCACGTGTGTGGATCCATGTTGTAAGGAGGTCACCAAGTGCTCCACCACATGCCAAGATCCCTGCTGCAAGGAAGTGACCACGTGCACCACGTGTGTGGATCCGTGCTGTCAGGAGGTGACCAAGCGTGTCACCACGTGTGTGGATCCATGCTGTCAGGAGGTGACCAAGTGTGTCACCACGTGTGTGGATCCGTGCTGTCAGGAGGTGACCAAGTGTGTCACCACGTGTGTGGATCCGTGCTGTCAGGAGGTGACCAAGTGTGTCACCACGTGTGTGGATCCGTGCTGTCAGGAGGTGACCAAGCGTGTCACCACGTGTGTGGATCCGTGCTGTCAGGAGGTGACCAAGCGTGTCACCACGTGTGTGGATCCGTGCTGTCAGGAGGTGACCAAGTATGTCACCACGTGTGTGGATCCGTGCTGTCAGGAGGTGACCAAGTACACGACCGTCTGTGTGAATCCGTGTGGCAAGAAAGCCGCCAAGTGCCTCACGCCGTGTTACGACCCCTGCTGCAAGAAAGTGACCAAGTGGAGCAGCCCGTGGGTGATTCCGTGGTGCAGGAAAGGGGCCAAGTCCAGCACCAGATGTGGAGATCCCTGTTCCAAGAAGGGGACCAAGTGCAGCACCAGGTGTGTGGATCCGTGTTACAAGAAAGTGTCCAAGTGCTCCGCCACGTGCCAAGACCCGCGTTGTGTGACCAGGTGTGTGGATCCCTGTTGTCAAGAGGTCACCAAGTGCATCACCACGTGTGTGGATCCATGTTGTCGGGAGGTCACCAAGTGTGTCACCATGTGCCAGGATCCCTGCTGCCGGGAGGTCACCAAATGTACCACCAGATGTGTGgatccctgctgcagggaggtcACCAAGTGCAGAACCAGATGTGTTGATCCCTGCTGTCGGGAGGTCACCAAGTGTGTCACCAAGTATGTGGATCCATGTTGTCAGGAAGTGACCAAGTGTGTCACCACATGCCAAGACCCCTGCTGCCGGGAGGTCACCAAGTGCATCACCAAGTGTGCGGATCCGTGTTGTCAGGAGGTCACCAAGTGCAGAACCAGATGTGTCGATCCCTGCTGCCGGGAAGTCACCACGTGTGTGGATCCGTGTTGTCAGGAAGTCACCAAGTGTGTCACCACGTGCCAGgatccctgctgccaggaggtCACCAAATGTACCACCAGATGTGTGgatccctgctgccaggaggtCACCAAATGTACCACCAGATGTGTGgatccctgctgccaggaggtCACCAAATGTACCACCAGATGTGTGgatccctgctgccaggaggtCACCAAATGTACCACCAGATGTGTGgatccctgctgccaggag gtCACCACGTGTGTGGATCCGTGTTGTCAGGAAGTCACCAAGTGTGTCACCACGTGCCAGAATCCCTGCTGTGTCACCAGATGTGCCACCAGGTGTGTGGATCCGTGTTGCCAGGGAGTGACCAAGCGCATCAGCACGTGCCAAgatccctgctgccaggaggtGACCAAGTGCACCACCAGGTGTGTGgatccctgctgccaggaggtGACAAAGTGCGTCACCACGTGCCAAGATCCGTGTTGTGCCACCAGATGTGCCACCAGATGTGTTGACCCATGCTGCCAGGAGGTGACCAAGTGCACCACCAGGTGTGTGgatccctgctgccaggaggtGACAAAGTGCGTCACCACGTGCCAAGATCCGTGTTGTGCCACCAGATGTGCCACCAGATGTGTggatccctgctgccagggagtGACCACCTGCACCACCACGTGCCAAGtcccctgctgccagggagtGACCTCGTGCCAAGacccctgctgccagggagtGACCACGTGCCAAGacccctgctgccagggagtGACCACATGCACCACCACGTGCCAAGccccctgctgccagggagtGACCACGTGCCAAGacccctgctgccagggagtGACCACGTGCACCACCACGTGCCAAGacccctgctgccagggagtGACCACCTGCACCACCACGTGCCAAGacccctgctgccagggagtGACCACCTGCACCACCACGTGCCAAGacccctgctgccagggagtGACCTCGTGCCAAGCCCCCAGCTGCCAGGGAGTGACCACCTGTGCCACCACCTGCCAACCCCCCTGCTGcgtccccagctgtgcccctccGTGCGCGgatccctgctgtgccaccccCTGTGCCCCGCAGTGCCGCGGGGGTGTCCAGGCTGTCACCAGGTGTGCGGACTCCTGTCCCACCACCTGTGTCACCCAGACCTGCCCGGTGTGTGGCCAGCGCTGCTCCGTTTCCTGCGCCGGTGTCCGCTGCCCGAAATTCTGGGCTCCCTGA
- the LOC116436535 gene encoding G surface protein, allelic form 156-like isoform X19, which translates to MRRPTGCPLSQICIPPPAVLVRSFPVRSSLDPCGTGGSFQCLPPRVSPGCYPGTTTYVSLGGLGAAAGCADPCGLVAATCVPPRCQGVARGTCGNPCCCCCRVTECSTTSRGSCSQEVAKCSTTCQDACGQEVSKRTTTCQDLCGQEVTKCTTTCVDPCCQEVTKCVTTCQDPCCKGVTTCTTTCTTTRTTTCQDPCCQEVTKCTTTCADPCCQEVTKCTTTCVDPCCQEVTKCVTTCQDPCCKEVTTCTRTCVDPCCKEVTKCTTTCVDPCCKEVTKCVTTCQDPCCKEVTTCTRTCVDPCCKEVTKCTTTCVDPCCKEVTKCVTTCVDPCCKEVTKCTTTCVDPCCKEVTKCTTTCVDPCCKEVTKCVTTCQDPCCKEVTTCTTTCVDPCCKEVTKCSTTCVDPCCKEVTKCSTTCQDPCCKEVTTCTTCVDPCCQEVTKRVTTCVDPCCQEVTKCVTTCVDPCCQEVTKCVTTCVDPCCQEVTKCVTTCVDPCCQEVTKRVTTCVDPCCQEVTKRVTTCVDPCCQEVTKYVTTCVDPCCQEVTKCITTCVDPCCREVTKCVTMCQDPCCREVTKCTTRCVDPCCREVTKCRTRCVDPCCREVTKCVTKYVDPCCQEVTKCVTTCQDPCCREVTKCITKCADPCCQEVTKCRTRCVDPCCREVTTCVDPCCQEVTKCVTTCQDPCCQEVTKCTTRCVDPCCQEVTKCTTRCVDPCCQEVTKCTTRCVDPCCQEVTKCTTRCVDPCCQEVTKCTTRCVDPCCQEVTTCVDPCCQEVTKCVTTCQNPCCVTRCATRCVDPCCQGVTKRISTCQDPCCQEVTKCTTRCVDPCCQEVTKCVTTCQDPCCATRCATRCVDPCCQEVTKCTTRCVDPCCQEVTKCVTTCQDPCCATRCATRCVDPCCQGVTTCTTTCQVPCCQGVTSCQDPCCQGVTTCQDPCCQGVTTCTTTCQAPCCQGVTTCQDPCCQGVTTCTTTCQDPCCQGVTTCTTTCQDPCCQGVTTCTTTCQDPCCQGVTSCQAPSCQGVTTCATTCQPPCCVPSCAPPCADPCCATPCAPQCRGGVQAVTRCADSCPTTCVTQTCPVCGQRCSVSCAGVRCPKFWAP; encoded by the exons atgcGCCGCCCGACCGGTTGCCCGCTGAGCCAGATCTGCATCCCCCCTCCCGCCGTCCTGGTGAGAAGCTTCCCCGTGAGGTCCAGCCTGGATCCCTGCGGCACCGGCGGCAGCTTCCAGTGCCTCCCTCCACGCGTGAGCCCCGGCTGCTACCCCGGCACCACCACCTACGTCAGCCTGGGGGGCCTGGGCGCAGCCGCCGGCTGTGCCGATCCGTGCGGCCTCGTGGCCGCCACGTGCGTCCCCCCACGCTGCCAGGGGGTGGCCAGGGGCACGTGTGGCaacccctgctgctgctgctgccgggtGACCGAGTGCAGCACCACGAGCCGGGgttcctgcagccaggaggTGGCCAAGTGCTCCACAACCTGCCAGGATGCGTGCGGTCAGGAGGTCAGCAAGCGCACAACCACGTGCCAAGATCTGTGCGGTCAGGAGGTCACCAAGTGCACCACGACGTGTGTGGATCCATGTTGCCAGGAGGTCACCAAATGTGTCACCACGTGCCAAGATCCGTGTTGTAAGGGAGTCACCACGTGCACCACCACGTGCACTACCACGCGCACCACCACGTGCCAGGATCCGTGTTGTCAAGAGGTCACCAAGTGCACCACCACGTGTGCGGACCCCTGTTGCCAGGAGGTGACCAAGTGCACCACAACATGTGTTgatccctgctgccaggag GTCACCAAGTGTGTCACCACATGCCAAGATCCCTGCTGCAAGGAAGTGACCACGTGCACCAGGACATGTGTTGATCCCTGTTGTAAAGAGGTCACCAAGTGCACCACCACGTGTGTGGATCCATGTTGTAAGGAGGTCACCAAGTGTGTCACCACATGCCAAGATCCCTGCTGCAAGGAAGTGACCACGTGCACCAGGACATGTGTTGATCCCTGTTGTAAAGAGGTCACCAAGTGCACCACCACGTGTGTGGATCCATGTTGTAAGGAGGTCACCAAGTGCGTCACCACATGTGTGGACCCGTGCTGCAAGGAGGTCACCAAGTGCACCACCACGTGTGTGGATCCATGTTGTAAGGAAGTCACCAAGTGCACCACAACATGTGTGGACCCGTGCTGCAAGGAGGTCACCAAGTGTGTCACCACATGTCAAGATCCCTGCTGCAAGGAAGTGACCACGTGCACCACCACGTGTGTGGACCCGTGCTGCAAGGAGGTCACCAAGTGCTCGACCACGTGTGTGGATCCATGTTGTAAGGAGGTCACCAAGTGCTCCACCACATGCCAAGATCCCTGCTGCAAGGAAGTGACCACGTGCACCACGTGTGTGGATCCGTGCTGTCAGGAGGTGACCAAGCGTGTCACCACGTGTGTGGATCCATGCTGTCAGGAGGTGACCAAGTGTGTCACCACGTGTGTGGATCCGTGCTGTCAGGAGGTGACCAAGTGTGTCACCACGTGTGTGGATCCGTGCTGTCAGGAGGTGACCAAGTGTGTCACCACGTGTGTGGATCCGTGCTGTCAGGAGGTGACCAAGCGTGTCACCACGTGTGTGGATCCGTGCTGTCAGGAGGTGACCAAGCGTGTCACCACGTGTGTGGATCCGTGCTGTCAGGAGGTGACCAAGTATGTCACCACGTGTGTGGATCCGTGCTGTCAGGAG GTCACCAAGTGCATCACCACGTGTGTGGATCCATGTTGTCGGGAGGTCACCAAGTGTGTCACCATGTGCCAGGATCCCTGCTGCCGGGAGGTCACCAAATGTACCACCAGATGTGTGgatccctgctgcagggaggtcACCAAGTGCAGAACCAGATGTGTTGATCCCTGCTGTCGGGAGGTCACCAAGTGTGTCACCAAGTATGTGGATCCATGTTGTCAGGAAGTGACCAAGTGTGTCACCACATGCCAAGACCCCTGCTGCCGGGAGGTCACCAAGTGCATCACCAAGTGTGCGGATCCGTGTTGTCAGGAGGTCACCAAGTGCAGAACCAGATGTGTCGATCCCTGCTGCCGGGAAGTCACCACGTGTGTGGATCCGTGTTGTCAGGAAGTCACCAAGTGTGTCACCACGTGCCAGgatccctgctgccaggaggtCACCAAATGTACCACCAGATGTGTGgatccctgctgccaggaggtCACCAAATGTACCACCAGATGTGTGgatccctgctgccaggaggtCACCAAATGTACCACCAGATGTGTGgatccctgctgccaggaggtCACCAAATGTACCACCAGATGTGTGgatccctgctgccaggaggtCACCAAATGTACCACCAGATGTGTGgatccctgctgccaggaggtCACCACGTGTGTGGATCCGTGTTGTCAGGAAGTCACCAAGTGTGTCACCACGTGCCAGAATCCCTGCTGTGTCACCAGATGTGCCACCAGGTGTGTGGATCCGTGTTGCCAGGGAGTGACCAAGCGCATCAGCACGTGCCAAgatccctgctgccaggaggtGACCAAGTGCACCACCAGGTGTGTGgatccctgctgccaggaggtGACAAAGTGCGTCACCACGTGCCAAGATCCGTGTTGTGCCACCAGATGTGCCACCAGATGTGTTGACCCATGCTGCCAGGAGGTGACCAAGTGCACCACCAGGTGTGTGgatccctgctgccaggaggtGACAAAGTGCGTCACCACGTGCCAAGATCCGTGTTGTGCCACCAGATGTGCCACCAGATGTGTggatccctgctgccagggagtGACCACCTGCACCACCACGTGCCAAGtcccctgctgccagggagtGACCTCGTGCCAAGacccctgctgccagggagtGACCACGTGCCAAGacccctgctgccagggagtGACCACATGCACCACCACGTGCCAAGccccctgctgccagggagtGACCACGTGCCAAGacccctgctgccagggagtGACCACGTGCACCACCACGTGCCAAGacccctgctgccagggagtGACCACCTGCACCACCACGTGCCAAGacccctgctgccagggagtGACCACCTGCACCACCACGTGCCAAGacccctgctgccagggagtGACCTCGTGCCAAGCCCCCAGCTGCCAGGGAGTGACCACCTGTGCCACCACCTGCCAACCCCCCTGCTGcgtccccagctgtgcccctccGTGCGCGgatccctgctgtgccaccccCTGTGCCCCGCAGTGCCGCGGGGGTGTCCAGGCTGTCACCAGGTGTGCGGACTCCTGTCCCACCACCTGTGTCACCCAGACCTGCCCGGTGTGTGGCCAGCGCTGCTCCGTTTCCTGCGCCGGTGTCCGCTGCCCGAAATTCTGGGCTCCCTGA
- the LOC116436535 gene encoding zonadhesin-like isoform X24, with protein sequence MRRPTGCPLSQICIPPPAVLVRSFPVRSSLDPCGTGGSFQCLPPRVSPGCYPGTTTYVSLGGLGAAAGCADPCGLVAATCVPPRCQGVARGTCGNPCCCCCRVTECSTTSRGSCSQEVAKCSTTCQDACGQEVSKRTTTCQDLCGQEVTKCTTTCVDPCCQEVTKCVTTCQDPCCKGVTTCTTTCTTTRTTTCQDPCCQEVTKCTTTCADPCCQEVTKCTTTCVDPCCQEVTKCVTTCQDPCCKEVTTCTRTCVDPCCKEVTKCTTTCVDPCCKEVTKCVTTCQDPCCKEVTTCTRTCVDPCCKEVTKCTTTCVDPCCKEVTKCVTTCVDPCCKEVTKCTTTCVDPCCKEVTKCTTTCVDPCCKEVTKCVTTCQDPCCKEVTTCTTTCVDPCCKEVTKCSTTCVDPCCKEVTKCSTTCQDPCCKEVTTCTTCVDPCCQEVTKRVTTCVDPCCQEVTKCVTTCVDPCCQEVTKCVTTCVDPCCQEVTKCVTTCVDPCCQEVTKRVTTCVDPCCQEVTKRVTTCVDPCCQEVTKYVTTCVDPCCQEVTKCITTCVDPCCREVTKCRTRCVDPCCREVTKCVTKYVDPCCQEVTKCVTTCQDPCCREVTKCITKCADPCCQEVTKCRTRCVDPCCREVTTCVDPCCQEVTKCVTTCQDPCCQEVTKCTTRCVDPCCQEVTKCTTRCVDPCCQEVTKCTTRCVDPCCQEVTKCTTRCVDPCCQEVTKCTTRCVDPCCQEVTTCVDPCCQEVTKCVTTCQNPCCVTRCATRCVDPCCQGVTKRISTCQDPCCQEVTKCTTRCVDPCCQEVTKCVTTCQDPCCATRCATRCVDPCCQEVTKCTTRCVDPCCQEVTKCVTTCQDPCCATRCATRCVDPCCQGVTTCTTTCQVPCCQGVTSCQDPCCQGVTTCQDPCCQGVTTCTTTCQAPCCQGVTTCQDPCCQGVTTCTTTCQDPCCQGVTTCTTTCQDPCCQGVTTCTTTCQDPCCQGVTSCQAPSCQGVTTCATTCQPPCCVPSCAPPCADPCCATPCAPQCRGGVQAVTRCADSCPTTCVTQTCPVCGQRCSVSCAGVRCPKFWAP encoded by the exons atgcGCCGCCCGACCGGTTGCCCGCTGAGCCAGATCTGCATCCCCCCTCCCGCCGTCCTGGTGAGAAGCTTCCCCGTGAGGTCCAGCCTGGATCCCTGCGGCACCGGCGGCAGCTTCCAGTGCCTCCCTCCACGCGTGAGCCCCGGCTGCTACCCCGGCACCACCACCTACGTCAGCCTGGGGGGCCTGGGCGCAGCCGCCGGCTGTGCCGATCCGTGCGGCCTCGTGGCCGCCACGTGCGTCCCCCCACGCTGCCAGGGGGTGGCCAGGGGCACGTGTGGCaacccctgctgctgctgctgccgggtGACCGAGTGCAGCACCACGAGCCGGGgttcctgcagccaggaggTGGCCAAGTGCTCCACAACCTGCCAGGATGCGTGCGGTCAGGAGGTCAGCAAGCGCACAACCACGTGCCAAGATCTGTGCGGTCAGGAGGTCACCAAGTGCACCACGACGTGTGTGGATCCATGTTGCCAGGAGGTCACCAAATGTGTCACCACGTGCCAAGATCCGTGTTGTAAGGGAGTCACCACGTGCACCACCACGTGCACTACCACGCGCACCACCACGTGCCAGGATCCGTGTTGTCAAGAGGTCACCAAGTGCACCACCACGTGTGCGGACCCCTGTTGCCAGGAGGTGACCAAGTGCACCACAACATGTGTTgatccctgctgccaggag GTCACCAAGTGTGTCACCACATGCCAAGATCCCTGCTGCAAGGAAGTGACCACGTGCACCAGGACATGTGTTGATCCCTGTTGTAAAGAGGTCACCAAGTGCACCACCACGTGTGTGGATCCATGTTGTAAGGAGGTCACCAAGTGTGTCACCACATGCCAAGATCCCTGCTGCAAGGAAGTGACCACGTGCACCAGGACATGTGTTGATCCCTGTTGTAAAGAGGTCACCAAGTGCACCACCACGTGTGTGGATCCATGTTGTAAGGAGGTCACCAAGTGCGTCACCACATGTGTGGACCCGTGCTGCAAGGAGGTCACCAAGTGCACCACCACGTGTGTGGATCCATGTTGTAAGGAAGTCACCAAGTGCACCACAACATGTGTGGACCCGTGCTGCAAGGAGGTCACCAAGTGTGTCACCACATGTCAAGATCCCTGCTGCAAGGAAGTGACCACGTGCACCACCACGTGTGTGGACCCGTGCTGCAAGGAGGTCACCAAGTGCTCGACCACGTGTGTGGATCCATGTTGTAAGGAGGTCACCAAGTGCTCCACCACATGCCAAGATCCCTGCTGCAAGGAAGTGACCACGTGCACCACGTGTGTGGATCCGTGCTGTCAGGAGGTGACCAAGCGTGTCACCACGTGTGTGGATCCATGCTGTCAGGAGGTGACCAAGTGTGTCACCACGTGTGTGGATCCGTGCTGTCAGGAGGTGACCAAGTGTGTCACCACGTGTGTGGATCCGTGCTGTCAGGAGGTGACCAAGTGTGTCACCACGTGTGTGGATCCGTGCTGTCAGGAGGTGACCAAGCGTGTCACCACGTGTGTGGATCCGTGCTGTCAGGAGGTGACCAAGCGTGTCACCACGTGTGTGGATCCGTGCTGTCAGGAGGTGACCAAGTATGTCACCACGTGTGTGGATCCGTGCTGTCAGGAG GTCACCAAGTGCATCACCACGTGTGTGGATCCATGTTGTCGGGAG gtcACCAAGTGCAGAACCAGATGTGTTGATCCCTGCTGTCGGGAGGTCACCAAGTGTGTCACCAAGTATGTGGATCCATGTTGTCAGGAAGTGACCAAGTGTGTCACCACATGCCAAGACCCCTGCTGCCGGGAGGTCACCAAGTGCATCACCAAGTGTGCGGATCCGTGTTGTCAGGAGGTCACCAAGTGCAGAACCAGATGTGTCGATCCCTGCTGCCGGGAAGTCACCACGTGTGTGGATCCGTGTTGTCAGGAAGTCACCAAGTGTGTCACCACGTGCCAGgatccctgctgccaggaggtCACCAAATGTACCACCAGATGTGTGgatccctgctgccaggaggtCACCAAATGTACCACCAGATGTGTGgatccctgctgccaggaggtCACCAAATGTACCACCAGATGTGTGgatccctgctgccaggaggtCACCAAATGTACCACCAGATGTGTGgatccctgctgccaggaggtCACCAAATGTACCACCAGATGTGTGgatccctgctgccaggaggtCACCACGTGTGTGGATCCGTGTTGTCAGGAAGTCACCAAGTGTGTCACCACGTGCCAGAATCCCTGCTGTGTCACCAGATGTGCCACCAGGTGTGTGGATCCGTGTTGCCAGGGAGTGACCAAGCGCATCAGCACGTGCCAAgatccctgctgccaggaggtGACCAAGTGCACCACCAGGTGTGTGgatccctgctgccaggaggtGACAAAGTGCGTCACCACGTGCCAAGATCCGTGTTGTGCCACCAGATGTGCCACCAGATGTGTTGACCCATGCTGCCAGGAGGTGACCAAGTGCACCACCAGGTGTGTGgatccctgctgccaggaggtGACAAAGTGCGTCACCACGTGCCAAGATCCGTGTTGTGCCACCAGATGTGCCACCAGATGTGTggatccctgctgccagggagtGACCACCTGCACCACCACGTGCCAAGtcccctgctgccagggagtGACCTCGTGCCAAGacccctgctgccagggagtGACCACGTGCCAAGacccctgctgccagggagtGACCACATGCACCACCACGTGCCAAGccccctgctgccagggagtGACCACGTGCCAAGacccctgctgccagggagtGACCACGTGCACCACCACGTGCCAAGacccctgctgccagggagtGACCACCTGCACCACCACGTGCCAAGacccctgctgccagggagtGACCACCTGCACCACCACGTGCCAAGacccctgctgccagggagtGACCTCGTGCCAAGCCCCCAGCTGCCAGGGAGTGACCACCTGTGCCACCACCTGCCAACCCCCCTGCTGcgtccccagctgtgcccctccGTGCGCGgatccctgctgtgccaccccCTGTGCCCCGCAGTGCCGCGGGGGTGTCCAGGCTGTCACCAGGTGTGCGGACTCCTGTCCCACCACCTGTGTCACCCAGACCTGCCCGGTGTGTGGCCAGCGCTGCTCCGTTTCCTGCGCCGGTGTCCGCTGCCCGAAATTCTGGGCTCCCTGA